A stretch of the Agelaius phoeniceus isolate bAgePho1 chromosome 1, bAgePho1.hap1, whole genome shotgun sequence genome encodes the following:
- the ARL4A gene encoding ADP-ribosylation factor-like protein 4A, which translates to MGNGLSDQTPILSSLPSFQSFHIVILGLDCAGKTTVLYRLQFNEFVNTVPTKGFNTEKIKVTLGNSKTVTFHFWDVGGQEKLRPLWKSYTRCTDGIVFVVDSVDVERMEEAKTELHKITRISENQGVPVLIIANKQDLRNSLSLSEIEKMLAMSELSSSTPWHLQPTCAIIGDGLKEGLEKLHDMIIKRRKMLRQQKKKR; encoded by the coding sequence ATGGGGAATGGACTCTCGGACCAGACGCCGATCCTCTCCAGCCTGCCTTCCTTCCAGAGCTTTCACATCGTCATCCTGGGGCTGGACTGCGCTGGGAAGACGACGGTGCTCTACAGACTGCAGTTCAATGAGTTCGTCAACACTGTCCCCACTAAAGGATTTAATACGGAGAAAATCAAAGTGACGCTAGGCAACTCGAAGACGGTCACTTTCCACTTCTGGGATGTGGGCGGCCAGGAGAAGTTGAGGCCGCTGTGGAAGTCGTACACAAGGTGCACCGATGGCATCGTGTTTGTGGTGGACTCCGTCGACGTTGAGAGGATGGAGGAGGCCAAAACAGAACTACATAAGATTACTAGGATATCTGAGAATCAAGGAGTACCTGTCCTTATCATTGCTAACAAGCAGGACCTGAGGaactctctctccctttctgaAATAGAGAAAATGTTAGCAATGAGTGAGCTGAGTTCTTCAACGCCCTGGCATTTGCAGCCTACCTGTGCAATCATTGGAGACGGACTTAAAGAGGGACTAGAGAAACTACATGATATGATAATTAAGCGAAGGAAAATGTTGAggcagcagaaaaagaagagatga